In Sphingomonas crocodyli, one genomic interval encodes:
- a CDS encoding ABC1 kinase family protein: MLPTAIVIARDRARLRQIAKVATRFGLGLLVDRLGLTATFQAAQGPVDGLPERTRRALEALGPTFVKLGQILATRRDLLPPEWIEALEHLHSRAPTIAFDQLRPAVEAALGDAPEAIFASFDPMPLAAASIAQVHRATLHDGAEVVLKFGRPGARAKIEADLRLITHLAAMAERASAEMRRLSPSLLVAQLSRDILEELDFTNEGRNADRLRDDFADDPRVTIPRIHWPLTSSGLLVMEFIDGVAPVDGETLRDAGLDPRAIADLGADVVLDMLLLHGRFHGDPHPGNLLCLPGNRLALLDLGSVGQISARRRSEFLSFVQALIAGDAPMVADTLRLWSGPDSPDHLVVERAAERIIARHGGGPLVLSRLVGDLFPLLREEGLVLPPDLLLVFKALITIDGVLASIAPGFDLSEPIRRARSRILMSRLSPPRARDPAGMLLEIDRLAASSPRLLRAVIRRIEAEPLPSDGLRRIEKVISAGARWVGIAILIAGAAIAGALLV, from the coding sequence ATGCTGCCCACCGCTATTGTGATCGCGCGCGACCGCGCACGTTTGCGCCAGATCGCGAAAGTCGCGACGCGCTTCGGCCTCGGCCTGCTGGTCGACCGGCTGGGGCTCACAGCGACCTTCCAAGCCGCGCAAGGTCCTGTGGACGGGTTGCCTGAGCGGACCCGGCGCGCGCTCGAGGCGCTGGGGCCGACCTTCGTCAAGCTAGGACAGATCCTCGCGACGAGACGCGATCTGCTGCCGCCCGAGTGGATCGAGGCGCTCGAGCACCTTCACAGCCGCGCGCCGACCATCGCTTTCGACCAGCTTCGTCCCGCGGTCGAAGCCGCACTTGGAGACGCGCCTGAGGCGATCTTCGCATCCTTCGATCCCATGCCACTTGCCGCGGCATCTATCGCCCAAGTCCACCGGGCCACCTTGCATGATGGCGCCGAGGTCGTGCTCAAATTCGGCCGGCCCGGCGCCAGAGCGAAGATCGAGGCCGATCTGCGGCTCATCACCCATCTCGCCGCGATGGCTGAACGGGCGAGCGCCGAGATGCGACGCCTGTCCCCCTCGCTCCTCGTCGCGCAACTGTCTCGCGACATCCTCGAGGAACTCGATTTCACCAATGAGGGGCGCAATGCCGATCGCCTCCGTGATGATTTCGCCGATGATCCCCGTGTGACAATTCCCCGCATCCACTGGCCGCTGACCTCGAGCGGACTGCTGGTGATGGAGTTCATCGACGGTGTCGCGCCGGTGGATGGTGAGACCTTGCGCGATGCCGGTCTAGACCCGCGCGCCATAGCGGATCTCGGGGCCGATGTCGTGCTCGACATGCTGCTGCTCCACGGCCGTTTCCATGGCGATCCGCATCCGGGCAACCTGTTGTGTCTGCCCGGGAATCGCCTAGCGCTTCTCGATCTGGGATCGGTGGGTCAAATCAGCGCACGGCGCCGGTCGGAATTTCTTAGCTTCGTCCAGGCGCTGATAGCGGGCGACGCGCCGATGGTCGCCGACACATTGCGCTTGTGGTCGGGCCCTGACAGTCCGGATCACCTTGTGGTCGAGCGCGCCGCAGAGCGCATCATCGCCAGACATGGCGGCGGTCCGCTTGTCCTGAGCAGGCTGGTGGGTGACCTGTTTCCGCTTCTGCGCGAGGAGGGTCTGGTGCTGCCGCCCGACCTCCTTCTCGTTTTCAAGGCCTTGATCACGATCGATGGCGTTCTCGCTTCGATCGCGCCAGGCTTTGACTTGTCCGAACCGATCCGCCGCGCGCGCTCACGTATCCTGATGTCCCGTCTGTCGCCGCCGCGCGCAAGAGACCCCGCTGGAATGCTGCTGGAAATTGACCGGCTTGCGGCCAGTAGCCCGCGTCTTCTGCGCGCGGTCATCAGGCGGATCGAGGCCGAGCCATTGCCGTCCGATGGGCTGCGGAGGATCGAAAAGGTGATCAGCGCAGGCGCCAGGTGGGTCGGTATCGCCATCCTGATAGCCGGAGCCGCGATCGCCGGCGCGCTGCTCGTTTGA
- a CDS encoding SDR family oxidoreductase — protein sequence MSSPSSEVRDAHTEAPPLMGRRAIVTGGSTGIGRAIAVLLAAEGVRVFICGRDPDHLSDALGRIREVGEGDGIAVDLARQSDIDRYFAAADAYLGGLDIAVINAAVPAEGLDATADEDLDYQIAVDFTAYLKTTKASLERMGAGGDVVLIGSMSAVSQSAGSSVYVAAKTGIEGFAHALRQEVADKDIKIGLIEPGFTGADFQYPDFPPDKQRALIHAAQMLRAEDIAAAAHFMLTQPRRTAVSLMRVETRREHP from the coding sequence ATGTCCAGCCCATCATCTGAAGTCCGCGATGCCCATACCGAGGCGCCCCCGTTAATGGGCCGCCGCGCCATTGTGACCGGGGGAAGCACCGGGATCGGCCGCGCGATCGCGGTGCTGCTGGCCGCCGAGGGGGTGCGCGTCTTCATCTGCGGTCGCGACCCCGATCATCTTTCCGATGCGCTCGGGCGGATCCGCGAAGTCGGCGAAGGCGACGGTATCGCGGTCGATCTTGCCCGGCAGTCCGATATCGACCGCTATTTCGCCGCTGCCGATGCCTATCTGGGAGGACTCGATATCGCCGTCATCAATGCCGCGGTGCCGGCCGAGGGCCTCGATGCGACAGCGGATGAGGATCTCGATTATCAGATTGCGGTCGACTTCACCGCATATCTGAAGACGACCAAGGCGTCGCTCGAGCGGATGGGCGCGGGAGGCGATGTCGTTCTGATCGGTTCGATGTCGGCGGTGTCGCAATCGGCGGGAAGTTCGGTCTATGTCGCCGCGAAGACTGGGATCGAAGGCTTCGCCCATGCGCTTCGCCAGGAGGTCGCGGACAAGGATATCAAGATCGGCCTTATCGAACCGGGATTCACGGGCGCCGACTTCCAGTATCCGGATTTCCCCCCCGACAAGCAGCGCGCGCTGATCCACGCGGCCCAAATGCTGCGCGCCGAAGATATCGCAGCCGCAGCGCACTTCATGCTGACCCAGCCTCGCCGCACGGCAGTCTCGCTCATGCGCGTCGAGACCCGCCGCGAACACCCCTAG